Genomic DNA from Leptospira venezuelensis:
ATTATAAACAAATGACTGCTTTGCCGCCAAAGTGGATCGAATCTGCAGAAGGAAAAAAACTCAGGACGAACGAAAAACTTCTAATTTTCAAAAAATGGTTCGAAGAAAGACAAAAAGACCGTCCTTGGGCCAATCTTGGAAAAGACGGAGCGAAATTAGAAGGGATCAGGAATATTACGTTTAAAGAATGGTTTAAACAAAATCTTCCGAATACAAAAGAGGTTTCTGGGATTAAAGAGAAGATCCAGTCACTTCTATCTTCTAAAATCAACGGAAAAAAAGTATCTGCAGAATTGAATAAGATCCGCAACGAGCTAAAAGAATTCGGAATACAAGTCTCTACGGGAGAAATTATTTCCGAAAAAATATACAGCCTCATCCAAAATGGAGAGAAGGACAAAGAATCAATTCGAAAGGCGCTACATGAGATTTCTGTAATAGACGATCGCATAAGTTCTAAAAAAGGACTCACTGAATTCTTAGGGATCAGCTTACAAAGAGTGATCTTGGCAATCACAGAAGGATATGATACGGAACTCACATTAGAAGAAAAGAAGAACGATAGACTTGCAGTCGCGAAAAAGAGCCTTCTTCTTTATTCTGGATTGAAAAAGAGTGCAGAAATGAACATTGGTTTACTCAATAGATCCATAATGCGATTTTCTTCTGACAAAATTTCCGATTAACAAGCGTTCATTTTTTTTAAATTCAATTTTTTCCTCTCTCCCCTTGACATTCTCTCTCTTTTGTAGATAATTTGGCCCCAAAGTATATAAGGGGTTCCGCTTGGGATCGTTTGTATATTAAAAATATATAATTGAAGAGAATTAGTATGTATAGGGATTTTTTCCGATTGAAAGTCGGCGTTTTTGCGCTGTTATTGTGTTTTAATCTTTTGTTATTTAACTGCAAAAAGGAAGAAGCAGATTCGATGGGGCAATTGGGAGCCATCCAAGCGGCACTTGCATGTAAGACCTTAAACGAATGTTTTGATTCGACTGCATCTCTATCCAAAAGCGGAGCTTCTTTCCAAGTTTTTAAAAAAGACGGAACAAGAGTGTACTTTAGAGAAAAAGGGGCATTGGGTGCTGATAAGGTCGGACCGATTTTTTCTGCATCAAAATTGGTAACTGCATCCGTAATCATGGCGTTCGTGAGCGGGACTTGTGGGTCTTCAGCAAATTCGATGAATTTAAATACTACAACCGGAAATATCTTAGGTTGGACGGGAGTAAAAGGAACTATAACCTTAAGGCAACTAATGTCTTTCACTTCAGGATTATATTCGGATAATAGTTCCGATGAAATGGGTAGTTGTGTTTTTACTCTACCTAACGGTGCAAGTTCTGGAGATAAAAATTTATGTACGGATTTTATCCGAGACAATACACAAACTACTAAACAGCCAGGAGAAGAATTCTACTATAATTCTTATCATATGGCCGTGGCTCAAAGAATGGCGGAAATAGATTCAGGAAAAAATTGGCAGGACCTTTTTGAAGATTGTATTGCTTCTCCTTTAAGTATTACCGTGGATCCAGGAACAGGAAACGGTATCTGGTATGCTGACATTTCTAATAAGAGCGGAGATGGAAGTTTAGCGGGAGCTTATGGGTTATATCTGACTGCAAACGATTATGCGAAGATCATGCATATGCTTGCGAATGAAGGGAATTCAGGCGCGATTATATCTGCTTCAAATGTGAATGAAATTTTTAAAGATCAATATGAAGAGGATACTAAGATCAAATATTCACAGTTCGCTTTGTTCGGATATTATTGGCATTATGGATTAGGAAATTGGAGATTTTGTTCTCAGCCCAATGATTCGACTGATTGCGATCAGGACGTAAATAATCACAGTTTTGGAGCTAATGGATTCTATCCTTGGATAGATCGAAATAAAGAGTATTATGCTGTTTTTGGAGTGAACGAATTTAATTCGAATCCATTTAATATCATCAGTATCCTACAACCGAACTCGGCAGCATTGTTTTTCGGACAAGATGCAAAGAAATATATTCCAGCTCTTTTGGAATAAAAAATTTTGAGAATGGCTCCGTGAAACATCGGAGTTTTAAAAAGTTGAAAAATTTTCATTCTTTAGAGCTATCATATGTGTATAACCTGTAAATAACCCCGCTCGAATACACTTTGCTCAGCAAATTTTATATAAATCTCGGTAAAATCCTGCCATATGGCGTCTCATTTCGGAAATAATGTAAAAATTCGCCTTTGAAACTTTTTTTCATTTTTTAGTTGACTCAATTTGTGCTACGCACTACAAATGGATTGTGCGCCGCACAACGGTGTGCCAAGGAGCTAAAAATGGAAAAACAAATTCTAGATGTACTGAACGCAGGTCTTGGTTTGGTTAAAAGTGGACAAGAAGGTCTGGATAAAGCGAAAGCAGAATTTACTAAGAGTTTTCAAGAACTCGCAGCTAAAGGCGCTTCCGACAATTCAGAAGCATCTGTTCGTGTTCGTGAGTTCGTAGACAAATTCTTAAACGAAGCAAAAGAATTATCTACTGCTGCTACTAAAACCTACGAAGATTCTCGCGCTAAGGCTCTTGAAGTTTATAACCAGATTGCAGAAGAAGCTAAGAAATTAGTTCCTGCTGAACAAATCGAAGCTATCAAGGCAAAATTTAGCGAAGTTACGGAGACAGTTAAAAAAACCGCTGCTCCAACTAAAAAAACTGCTTAATATAAGCCTTTTGAACCTCCATATCGGCGGGGGATTCCTCCCGCCGAAAATTTTTTCCTCTTCTCTCAGTTTTGAATCCGATTAAGTTCCTAATGACTAAAATTACATCAGTATATGTAATTCTCTTTCTCCTTTTCATTGTAGATTGCCGCATGAGTGGTTCCGGCGAAGAAGAAAGAAGGTTTATACATTCTTTTCGGAAAGAAGTGTATCTCGGAAATGCATTAAACGCGGAAAAAATGATCTGCGAACATGTGCTTTTCAGCCCTGAGCGCAAGAAAGTAGAAAAAATGTTTTCTCGCATAAACCAAGTTGGCGCAAGGGCGAACATTGTACACGAAAGTACAACGTGGAAGTTTTCGGAATTTAACGGAATCGATATTAACTTTTTAGTATTGGATGCGGTTCGAAGAAAGAAAGACTATTATAGAGAGCAAGTTATTGCAGGTAAGTTGGAAGGAAAACTTTGCATTTTTGGCTATACCATGTATAAAGATAATAATTTAAAAAAGGGCCTAGGAGAAATGAAAGATAGTATGGGGCAACCTTTTGACATTGAGTTTGAAGAATAAAAAGAAGGTATATTCCTACATACCTTTATAAACCTGAAATAATCTCCTAATTCCTTCTTCTGTTTCTTCCTCAGATGCTTTTGAAAAATTCCATCTTAAATGATTTCTTTCCGGCTTACCAACGAAGAAGGAAGATCCTGGAACCGCTGCCAGCCCCGCCTCCAAACATTTTTGGAAAAGGAGATCGGTATTGATCTCTCGTGGGAATTCCAACCAATAGAATAGCCCACCCTTAGAAATTTGTAATGGAATCGAGTCTCCAAAATTATTTTTAAAACAATCAAACGTATGATTTGCTTTCTTGTGATAAACACTTCGGATCAAGGAAAGATGTTCTTCGTATTTTGGAGAAGATACAAATCCGTATACTAATTCCTGATTCAAAGTTGGAGAATGTAAATCCATCGATTGTTTTTGTACAATCAGATCTTTTAGGATCTTTTTTGGTGCCTTGATCCATCCTACTCGCAGTGCAGGTGCAAGTGTTTTGGAGAATGTTCCGATAGAGATGGTGTGTTCCGGACCTAACTCACATAAAGAAACCGGAAGATCTTTTTCGAAGTATAATTCTCTGTAAGCAGTATCTTCTAAGATAGGAACTCCATTCTCCAGGAGTAATTTAGAAACAGAATTTCGAACCGCCAAAGAATAAGAATAGGAAGACGGATTTTGAAAATCAGGAATACAATAAAAGAATTTTGGCTTTTCGGAAGAAGTTTCCAGCGAGTACTTTAATTCTTCGATGTCCGGACCTTCTTCTGTATAATTAATCCCAATAAAAGAAGGTGCATAAGAAGAAAACACTTGGATTACGCCTAAATAGCTCGGCCTTTCTAAGAGGATCGGTGAACCTTCTTCTATAAAGTATCTACTGAGTAGATCCAATGCCTGTTGAGATCCTGAGGTTAAAAGAATTTCATCTGCAGAAGAACCTGAGTAATATCGATCCGCAATCCAGGCGCGTAAGTCGGAATGTCCCTGTGTGTCTGCGTATTGAAATAGTTTTGGGCCTTTTTTGGAAATAGAAGTTTCGAAAATACTTTTTAGATCTTCAATTGGGAACAAAGAATCATCGGGAAGTCCGCCTGCGAATGAGATCATTCCAGGTGTATCGATCACCTTTAAAATATCTCTCGTCACCGATGCAGGAGTTCTTGCAGTCCTTGCAGAAGGTCTGAAAATTTCGGATCTATTTTCTAGAATTAACTTGCCCATCTTCTTATTTCGTTTATACATTAAATTGAGATAACCATACAGATACAGAAACTGTTTTTATGACCAATACAGATCGACTCATTACTAAGTATTCTAAGATCGCAAATTCTTTGATAGGAAGGATAGAATCTGGGGAATTTCCTCCTGGTTCCAAATTACCATCTCTTAGAAAGATTTGTTTATTCGAAGAATGTAATCTTTCTACTGCTGTGGAGGCTTTTGGTATTCTTCAAGAAAGAGGCTTTATTAGCGGGAGGGAAAGGTCCGGTTATTTCGTCCTTCCTCGACCTGAACTGTATCCGAAATTCAAATTGGAAAAACCTGTAAGAGTTCCAAATCCATCCGTTCCGGAGGAGGTGAGTTCTCTTATGTCAGAACTTGCCGATCCAGGATTTATTCCTTTTGGAGCAGCAGTTCCTGATCCTCAGTTTTTACCCTATTCTTCTTTGCAAAAAGCATATAAGAAATCCCTAAAGGACTCTCAGGTTTATAAATATTCGGATGCAGCTGGAATTTTGGAACTTAGGAAAAAGATCGCAATTCGTTCTTCCGGTAAGGAAAGAAGGATCCATCCCGATGAAGTGTTCATTACTTTGGGTTGTTCAGAAGCGGCATTCTTAGCCTTGAGTCTTTCCTTAAAACCTGGTGATAAGGTCGCAGTAGAGAGTCCTCTTCATTTTGTTTTGTATCAAATTCTTTCTGAATTAAAATTAAAAGCGATCGAGATACCAACGGATCCTTTTACTGGTTTGGATCTTCAATCTTATATTTCCGTAATAAAGAAAGAATCTCCTAAGTATTTGATCACCGTTCCAACTTTTTCGAACCCAACTGGAAGTCTTATGCCTCTGGAGTCTAAAAAGGAACTTCTCAAAGTTTCCTCTAAGTATGGTGTAAAAATTCTTGAGGACGATATTTATGGCGACTTGCAGCATAACGGAGAGATTCGTCCTTCTTCCCTTTTGTCTTTAGATATGGAAGGGATTGTGACTCATGTCTCTTCTCTTTCTAAATCCGTAAATCCGGGACTTAGGATTGGTTGGATGATCGGCGATAAGAACAAAGTGGAGAATGCAAAACGTCTTCGTTTAGCAGAATCAATCTCTTTGCCTGCCATTCCTCAACTTGCTTCTTCTTATTTTATGGGATCACTTGCTCATGAAAGACATTTGAGAGAATTTAGACGAAGGTTGGGCGGTTTGGTACTTTCTTATACGGATTCTTTTTTGGAATATTTTCCGAAGGGAACCAAGATCGCTATTCCGAAAGGAGGTTTTCTTCTTTGGATAGAACTTCCTAAGGGAAAAGATTCTAGAATTCTGAGATTTCAAGCCGCAAAGAAGAAGATTAGTTTAGTTCCAGGAAATCTTTTCTCTCTTTCCGGTAAGTATGTGAATAATTTCAGAATTAATGCAGGAGTACTGATGGGACCTAAGGTGATCTCTGCCATCCAGGCTCTCGGAAAAATTGCAAAAGAAATTTAGATTGTGGGTCCGTACATGCTTCCTGTATTGTCCTTTGATAGCATGAATTTAGAAACAGAAATCCAACAACCTACCATTTTATGTGATCCTTCCGGTAAAGTGAATCGGAATGCGATCGGCTGGTCCAAAACTCCCTTACATAGATGTAATGTAAAAGGACATTGGCTTCGTAAGAAAAAATGGAATTACTGGTGTTTTTATGATCAAAACTTTTTGGCTTCCTTCACTGTTTCGGATATCGATTATGCGGGAGTGATCTTTTGTTATTGGTTGGATAGAAGGACTGGAGAGTTCCAAGAGGCAACTGTAATCACACCATTTGGAAAAGGCACTTTACTCGGACAAACTGTTTCCAGCACTGCTCGATACGAAGGAAAGGAAGGATTTTTAGATTTCCAAATCGATGAGAATGGAAATTACAAGATCAAGGTGGATTTTCTTAAAGGAACTAACAAGTCCATACAAGCAGATCTTACATTAGAAGTCCCTAATCAA
This window encodes:
- a CDS encoding phasin-related domain-containing protein — its product is MEKQILDVLNAGLGLVKSGQEGLDKAKAEFTKSFQELAAKGASDNSEASVRVREFVDKFLNEAKELSTAATKTYEDSRAKALEVYNQIAEEAKKLVPAEQIEAIKAKFSEVTETVKKTAAPTKKTA
- a CDS encoding PLP-dependent aminotransferase family protein, which encodes MGKLILENRSEIFRPSARTARTPASVTRDILKVIDTPGMISFAGGLPDDSLFPIEDLKSIFETSISKKGPKLFQYADTQGHSDLRAWIADRYYSGSSADEILLTSGSQQALDLLSRYFIEEGSPILLERPSYLGVIQVFSSYAPSFIGINYTEEGPDIEELKYSLETSSEKPKFFYCIPDFQNPSSYSYSLAVRNSVSKLLLENGVPILEDTAYRELYFEKDLPVSLCELGPEHTISIGTFSKTLAPALRVGWIKAPKKILKDLIVQKQSMDLHSPTLNQELVYGFVSSPKYEEHLSLIRSVYHKKANHTFDCFKNNFGDSIPLQISKGGLFYWLEFPREINTDLLFQKCLEAGLAAVPGSSFFVGKPERNHLRWNFSKASEEETEEGIRRLFQVYKGM
- a CDS encoding PLP-dependent aminotransferase family protein, with amino-acid sequence MTNTDRLITKYSKIANSLIGRIESGEFPPGSKLPSLRKICLFEECNLSTAVEAFGILQERGFISGRERSGYFVLPRPELYPKFKLEKPVRVPNPSVPEEVSSLMSELADPGFIPFGAAVPDPQFLPYSSLQKAYKKSLKDSQVYKYSDAAGILELRKKIAIRSSGKERRIHPDEVFITLGCSEAAFLALSLSLKPGDKVAVESPLHFVLYQILSELKLKAIEIPTDPFTGLDLQSYISVIKKESPKYLITVPTFSNPTGSLMPLESKKELLKVSSKYGVKILEDDIYGDLQHNGEIRPSSLLSLDMEGIVTHVSSLSKSVNPGLRIGWMIGDKNKVENAKRLRLAESISLPAIPQLASSYFMGSLAHERHLREFRRRLGGLVLSYTDSFLEYFPKGTKIAIPKGGFLLWIELPKGKDSRILRFQAAKKKISLVPGNLFSLSGKYVNNFRINAGVLMGPKVISAIQALGKIAKEI
- a CDS encoding serine hydrolase domain-containing protein; the encoded protein is MGQLGAIQAALACKTLNECFDSTASLSKSGASFQVFKKDGTRVYFREKGALGADKVGPIFSASKLVTASVIMAFVSGTCGSSANSMNLNTTTGNILGWTGVKGTITLRQLMSFTSGLYSDNSSDEMGSCVFTLPNGASSGDKNLCTDFIRDNTQTTKQPGEEFYYNSYHMAVAQRMAEIDSGKNWQDLFEDCIASPLSITVDPGTGNGIWYADISNKSGDGSLAGAYGLYLTANDYAKIMHMLANEGNSGAIISASNVNEIFKDQYEEDTKIKYSQFALFGYYWHYGLGNWRFCSQPNDSTDCDQDVNNHSFGANGFYPWIDRNKEYYAVFGVNEFNSNPFNIISILQPNSAALFFGQDAKKYIPALLE